Proteins found in one Magnolia sinica isolate HGM2019 chromosome 5, MsV1, whole genome shotgun sequence genomic segment:
- the LOC131246505 gene encoding rust resistance kinase Lr10-like → MRRRILSIGLLAFLFTAMLVVCRAKKDEGCYSSCGNISNISFPFGLKGDPRNCGYPEFQLSCESNRTVLHLHSNKKLWVEAIDYKNKTIRVIDSSLQSNDCSSLPRNSMTSEDLIGGDPYILPSYPTNTIFVNCSVQMDKDPASYIATTGCSNSTSGASIYVLGRSMMLPELHPSCKVVAKAPTMLEMESAGKSNYREIHDSLMKGFELFWYIPLLCRNCWATGTRCTIYMLGSVEVLGEVLGDPCYNPCRTIFQSKHCLFWILRRNYATYHGEIYRRIFFYMLVLATGRTFIGIVCLIVLLVYKLRTRHIWMDTAVEEFLSKYRCQMPARYSNWDIRRMTMRFKEKLGQGGFGSVYKGKLRNGPPVAIKMLSSKSKGNGQEFINEVATIGRIHHVNVVRLIGFCAEGSKRALIYEFMPNGSLEKYIYSHEGKSSPLSWEKMYQIALGIACGIEYLHQGCDMKILHFDIKPHNILLDDNFNPKVADFGLAKFYPTDESHLSVTAVGGTLGYMAPELFYKNTRQVSYKSDVYSFGMLLMEMAGRRKNVNKSANSSQIYFPLWIYDKLDQDGDMGMEDAAEDEKEIAKKMVIVALWCIQMKPANRPSMSKVIEMLEGSVELLQMPAKPFHSSPQRVPDEDHATDTNPTESSSIEELVLLSENYEVSNNLDVIID, encoded by the exons ATGAGACGGAGAATCCTATCTATAGGGTTGCTAGCGTTTCTTTTCACCGCCATGTTGGTGGTTTGCAGAGCCAAGAAAGACGAAGGTTGCTACTCTTCATGTGGTAACATCTCCAACATCAGCTTCCCTTTCGGCTTGAAAGGCGATCCTCGCAACTGCGGCTACCCTGAATTCCAACTTTCTTGTGAAAGCAATCGAACTGTATTACATCTCCATTCTAATAAGAAATTATGGGTCGAGGCGATTGATTACAAGAACAAGACCATCCGAGTCATTGATTCCAGTCTACAAAGCAATGACTGTTCCTCTCTCCCTCGCAACTCCATGACGAGTGAAGACCTTATAGGCGGCGATCCATACATCTTGCCTTCATATCCTACCAATACGATATTTGTGAATTGCTCAGTTCAGATGGACAAAGATCCTGCTTCATACATAGCTACCACAGGTTGCTCAAATTCCACCTCTGGGGCATCCATCTATGTCCTTGGGCGTTCGATGATGCTGCCCGAGCTCCATCCATCTTGCAAAGTTGTAGCCAAAGCCCCTACAATGTTGGAAATGGAGAGCGCCGGAAAGTCTAATTATAGAGAAATTCATGATAGTTTGATGAAGGGTTTTGAACTATTTTGGTATATTCCTCTCTTATGTCGCAACTGTTGGGCAACAGGCACTCGATGTACCATCTATATGCTGGGAAGCGTGGAAGTCCTTGGGGAAGTCCTTGGGGATCCCTGTTACAATCCTTGCAGAACTATCTTCCAATCCAAGCATT GCTTGTTTTGGATCTTAAGGAGAAATTATGCCACATATCACGGCGAAATTTACCGTCGCATATTTTTCTATATGCTTG TTTTAGCGACGGGGAGAACATTCATCGGAATAGTGTGCCTTATCGTCTTACTGGTATATAAATTACGAACGAGACATATATGGATGGACACTGCAGTAGAAGAGTTCTTAAGCAAGTATAGATGCCAAATGCCTGCAAGGTACTCTAATTGGGATATTCGAAGGATGACCATGCGTTTTAAAGAGAAATTAGGCCAAGGAGGTTTTGGTTCTGTTTACAAAGGAAAGCTCAGAAATGGCCCACCCGTTGCGATCAAGATGTTGTCTAGTAAGTCAAAAGGAAATGGGCAAGAATTCATCAATGAAGTTGCTACGATCGGAAGGATTCATCATGTCAATGTTGTCCGACTCATTGGATTTTGTGCGGAGGGATCGAAAAGGGCTCTTATCTATGAATTCATGCCTAATGGCTctctagaaaaatatatatattcccaTGAAGGTAAGAGCAGCCCTTTGAGTTGGGAGAAGATGTACCAGATTGCATTGGGGATAGCATGCGGGATTGAATATCTTCATCAAGGTTGTGACATGAAGATTCTACATTTTGACATCAAGCCTCACAACATTCTCCTCGATGATAACTTCAACCCAAAAGTTGCCGACTTTGGGCTGGCAAAGTTCTACCCAACAGATGAAAGCCATTTATCAGTCACAGCTGTCGGAGGAACTCTAGGATATATGGCTCCTGAACTATTTTATAAAAATACCAGGCAGGTCTCATATAAGTCTGATGTTTACAGTTTCGGAATGCTTTTAATGGAAATGGCTGGTAGAAGAAAGAACGTGaataaatctgcaaactcaagcCAAATTTACTTCCCGTTGTGGATATATGACAAGCTCGATCAAGATGGGGACATGGGAATGGAGGATGCTGCTGAGGATGAAAAGGAAATTGCAAAGAAGATGGTTATAGTTGCATTGTGGTGTATACAGATGAAACCTGCAAACCGTCCTTCCATGAGTAAAGTTATAGAGATGCTAGAAGGTAGTGTGGAACTTCTGCAAATGCCAGCCAAGCCTTTTCATTCTTCCCCACAAAGGGTTCCTGATGAAGATCATGCAACTGATACAAATCCCACAGAATCATCGAGTATTGAGGAACTGGTATTGCTCTCGGAAAATTATGAGGTATCAAATAACTTAGATGTGATTATAGATTAA
- the LOC131247129 gene encoding calnexin homolog, producing MADACSEITWFRELLTALGILLSVATPLYADNLRAIQKKNISQIHVFTQDGILFDNILIASDEKVVESVRETSWKPKFEVKKERQKAEEAAADASDGLASIQKKVFDVLCWIADIPFLEAYKIKIIDVIEKREKQPNFTIGILISILVVIVTVLFRILFGGKKPAAAPKVVKETKNSSASETDNQGSSGETEDKNEKEDAAAPLPWRSRRET from the exons ATGGCAGATGCATGTAGTGAAATTACTTGGTTCCGGGAATTGTTGACAGCACTTGGGATCCTTTTGTCTGTGGCAACTCCATTATATGCTGACAATCTTCGCGCAATTCA AAAGAAAAACATTTCCCAAATTCATGTGTTTACACAAGACGGGATCCTGTTTGACAATATTTTGATAGCAAGTGATGAAAAGGTTGTTGAATCAGTCAGGGAGACGTCATGGAAGCCTAAGTTTGAAGTTAAGAAAGAAAGGCAGAAAGCAGAGGAAGCAGCAGCGGATGCTTCAGATGGGCTTGCAAGCATCCAG AAGAAGGTATTTGATGTCCTCTGCTGGATAGCAGACATTCCCTTCTTGGAAGCATATAAGATCAAGATCATT GATGTCATCGAGAAAAGAGAGAAGCAGCCTAATTTTACAATTGGCATTCTCATCTCTATTTTGGTGGTGATTGTAACGGTCCTTTTTAGGATTCTTTTCGGTGGGAAAAAGCCAGCT GCTGCTCCAAAGGTTGTAAAGGAAACAAAGAACTCTTCAGCTTCAGAGACTGACAACCAAGGAAGCAGTGGCGAAACGGAGGacaaaaatgagaaggaagacGCTGCTGCCCCTCTGCCGTGGAGGTCTAGGCGGGAAACTTAG
- the LOC131246507 gene encoding rust resistance kinase Lr10-like: MYITVVNCSVGVSFGYHKKIACMSDLEHDVFLLLSTYRVESLPLSCQSIETLEVPSPYVIDNYVNLKWDIPGCSRCDEAKRWMCGFKDKTHTNETTCFYYRNEGTSLGSFVIFVALLISLKFYHSWKLEREKDRENRLNVEKFLEDYKSLKPTRYTYADLKRMTDQFKEKLGQGGYGSVYKGTLANGDLVAVKILQESGGDGKDFINEVGTIGRIHHINVVRLLGFCTDNLKRALIYEFMPNESLEKFIFSSDAKNPLLSWEKLKDIAIGIARGIEYLHQGCDQRILHFDIKPHNILLDHNFNPKISDFGLAKLCSKGQSIVSMTAARGTMGYIAPEVFSRNFGNVSCKSDIYSFGMLLLEMVGGRKNIDVTVENTSQVYFPVWIYNRLHHGEELGLNIVAVEDANIAKKLTTVALWCIQWYPGDRPAMKSVVQMLEGSMESLMMPPNPFATSAPPNVDTTTPEITHVGNLTTIAELEEGKEDDIS, encoded by the exons ATGTACATTACAGTCGTCAACTGTTCGGTGGGTGTTAGTTTCGGATACCACAAAAAAATTGCTTGCATGAGCGACTTGGAACATGATGTTTTCCTTTTACTTTCTACTTATCGGGTGGAAAGCTTGCCCCTGTCTTGCCAATCTATAGAGACTCTTGAAGTTCCATCGCCATACGTAATTGATAATTATGTTAATCTGAAGTGGGACATACCTGGATGCAGTCGCTGTGATGAAGCCAAAAGATGGATGTGTGGATTCAAAGACAAGACCCACACCAATGAAACTACATGTTTCTATTATCGCAATGAAG GTACGAGCCTAGGCTCCTTTGTTATCTTCGTAGCATTGTTGATTAGCTTGAAGTTCTACCACTCATGGAAGTTAGAAAGGGAGAAAGATAGAGAGAACCGGCTCAACGTTGAAAAATTTTTGGAGGACTATAAATCTCTGAAGCCCACAAGATACACTTATGCTGATCTGAAAAGGATGACTGAtcaattcaaagaaaaattagGTCAAGGAGGTTATGGAAGTGTTTACAAAGGAACGCTTGCAAACGGAGATCTGGTTGCGGTGAAGATCCTACAAGAGTCAGGGGGAGACGGAAAAGACTTCATTAATGAAGTGGGTACCATTGGAAGGATTCACCACATTAATGTGGTTCGTCTTCTGGGCTTCTGCACTGACAACTTGAAGCGTGCACTCATCTATGAATTCATGCCAAACGAATCATTagaaaaattcattttctcatcAGATGCCAAAAACCCTTTGCTAAGTTGGGAGAAGCTTAAAGATATTGCAATTGGCATTGCTAGAGGGATAGAGTATCTTCACCAAGGATGCGACCAACGCATCCTTCATTTTGATATCAAACCTCACAATATCTTGCTAGACCATAACTTTAATCCCAAGATATCTGATTTTGGGCTAGCAAAGTTATGCTCCAAGGGACAGAGCATTGTATCAATGACTGCTGCCAGAGGAACCATGGGTTACATTGCACCTGAAGTGTTCTCTAGGAACTTTGGAAATGTTTCGTGCAAGTCGGATATTTACAGTTTCGGAATGTTGTTGCTAGAAATGGTTGGAGGAAGGAAGAACATTGATGTTACGGTGGAAAACACCAGTCAAGTGTACTTTCCTGTGTGGATTTATAATCGTCTACATCATGGGGAAGAGCTGGGACTCAACATCGTTGCAGTTGAAGATGCAAATATAGCAAAGAAACTAACAACTGTGGCACTCTGGTGCATACAGTGGTACCCGGGTGATCGCCCTGCCATgaaaagtgtggtccaaatgctAGAAGGAAGCATGGAAAGCTTGATGATGCCACCGAATCCTTTTGCCACCTCCGCTCCACCAAATGTTGACACAACTACCCCTGAGATAACCCATGTCGGAAATTTAACAACTATAGCAGAACTCGAAGAAGGGAAAGAAGATGATATTTCTTGA